CAGGGCGAGACGCAGGGACTAGGTACGCTGGCGGCGGTGGAAGGAAACACGTGGCGTTTTCTGAAGGAACTGGAGCCGGGTGAATCGACGCAGGTCTTCCTGACTGGCTTTGGTACAACCGCCAAAGACTACCACCTCCGCGTGGAAAACAAAAGTGTAGGGGTTAACGTCACCGGCGATCAACCGTTGACCCGAATCGTGTGCTGGGCCAAGCGTACGACGTTTTGCCCGGAACTATATATTCCAGTCAAGGCCGAACCGGGCAAGGAATTTCGCTGGAACATTCAATATACGTTCTTCACCAAAGAATAAACGTATTTAATCCTGCCTGACAACCGATAATCCATTTTTAGTTCGTGTTCGTACTTCTTAAAGCCGCAGGCTATGGCAGAAGTAACTATACTTGCTGCCGCATTTGAAACTCCTTAACTCTTTATTCAGGCATGCAGAAATTTTTGGTACTAGTAGTTGTCAGCATGTGGGCGGGCAATGCTCAGGCTCAATTGTTAGACCGTATTAAAAGTAGAGTAGAGCAGAAAGTAAATCAGAAGATTGACCAAACCATTGATCAATCGATCGACAAGGCCACTTCAAAAAAGAAAAAGAAGGAATCAAAAGCGGGCGAAGAGTCTACGCCACCTACGTCTGATCCCCACGGTTCCAATAGTACCGTGGGAACTTCTAACGATCCTACTCCGTCTGTTTCTCCAGCAGCGGCACCCGCTTCGCCCGTTACTTTTACCTCGTATTCACGCTTTGATTTTGTTCCGGGAGAAAAAATCATTGTTCACGAAGATTTCTCGCAGGATGCCATAGGCGATTTTCCGGCTCAATGGAATACGCGTACGGGTGGCGAACTGGTTACAGTGAACAATCGACCCGGAAAGTGGCTACGTATGAATCAGGATGGCGTTTTTTATCCGGAATATCTGACACAGGATTTGCCCGAAAATTTCACCCTGCAAATGGATGTGATGGCCTCTCCGGGCATCGCCGGTATTGGTACGTTTATCATTAGTCTGATGCAGACGAAAAATGCGGATGAGAAGTTTAGCTGGGGAGCCGATGAATCTACTTCGTCAACCCCCAATTTTAAAATTGGATTCCGGCCCAAATCTTCGGGTTCTGGAAGTATTCACTACTCCTCGCATCTGATCGGCTCGCAGCACCGGGACGGCTCTCCGGAATTCGTAGTTCCCAAGAAAAATGCGGTAAAGGTGTCCATTTGGCGACAAAAACAACGCGTTCGGGTTTATCTGGATAGTACCAAAGTGCTGGATCTGCCACGGGCACTGGAAACTACTACGGCCTTGAATTCACTCGTGCTGGCCGCTTATGCTCCGGATTACGATAAAAAAGAGGGAGCTTTTTTCGTGAGTAATATCGAGCTGGCGGTGGGTGCTCCGGATACCCGTAATAAACTGCTGACCGAAGGAAAATTTACCACACACGGGATTCTTTTCGATGTAAACAGTGATCGCATCAAGCCCGGTTCGTTCGGGGCCTTGCAGGATATTGCCAATGTTTTGAAGGAAAATGCCAGTCTACGCGTGAAGATCGTAGGTCATACCGACGCGGATGGGAATGAAAGCACGAATGTGGACCTGTCCAAACACCGGGCGGAATCGGTGAAAAGAATTCTGATCTCGGACTTTGGCCTGGATGCATCCCGACTGGAAACGGATGGGAAAGGCAAAACTCAACCCATCGATTCAAATGATACGCTGGTAGGAAAAGCGAATAATCGGCGGGTGGAGTTTTTGAAGTTATAAAAAGGACTCGATTGGCGTGTTAGATAATTTTGTATACTAGTACAGGTTTGGAAACCTGTACTAGTAAAGGAAAAAAACAAGAAGAGCGACGTATGGTTACGTCGCTCTTCTTGTTAGCATTAACTTAAACTCTATAACTGATCTACCAAGTGAGCATACGTCCGTCGGTAAGACATATAAAACACCAGCGGGAAGACCAGCAACGTCAGTAAGGTTGCCGTAATCAAGCCACCAATGACGACAATCGCCAGAGGTTTCGAAGTTTCTGAACCAATGCCCGTAGATAAAGCCGCCGGAATCAGACCAATCGCCGCCATCATGGCCGTCATGACCACGGGCCGGACCCGCGACAATACGCCCTGCGAAATGGACTGGTTGAGCGGAATTTTCTTTTGCAGATTCTTCTTGAATACCGAGATTAAGATTACGCCATTCTGAATACAGATTCCGAAGAGAGCAATGAATCCAATGCCCGCCGAGATACTGAAATTGACGTGCGTAATCAATAGAGCGGCAATCCCGCCAATGATGGCGAAGGGCACGTTTACCAGTACCAGTCCGGCGTCTTTGGCATTGCCAAACAGTACGAACAAAATCAGGAAAATGCCCAGTAAACTAATGGGTACTACCTGAGCCAGTCGAGCCGTGGCCCGTTGCTGGTTTTCAAAATCCCCCGCCCATTTCACCGTATAACCCGGAGGCAGTTTCACCGCAGCAGCTACTTTCTGCTGGGCTTCAGCCACGGCTCCGCCCATATCCCGACCGCGTACGGAAAATTTCACGGCTCCGTAGCGAACGTTCCCTTCGCGATAAATCAATACCGGACCCGTTTGTGTACTGATCGTGGCAATCTGTTTGATGGGAATTTCGGTATTGTTCATCGTCGGTACCATCAGATTGGCAATCTGTTCCTCAGTTGAGCGGAAGTTGGGGGCGTACCGAATCCGTAAATCAAAACGGCGTTCACCTTCGTAAATCTGCGTGGCAGCTTTACCGCCAATGGCCATTTCAACGACGGCCTGAGCATCGGTTTTATTCACCCCGTACAGAGCCAGCTTTTGCTCATCCAGCAAAATGTGCATTTCCGGCTGACCGATGTTCCGAATCACCCCTAGATCCGTAATTCCCGATACGGTAGCCAGTTGAGCGTCGATTTCTCCGGCTTTTTCTTCCAGAATGTTCAGATCCTTTCCGTAGATCTTCACAGCGATACTACCCTTCACCCCTGAGACGGCTTCGGCCACGTTGTCCATAATGGGTTGCGAAAAGCCAAAATCTACGCCGGGAAATACCGAAAGTTTTTTCTGCATCTGAGCGATCAGTTGCTCTTTCGTGATACCGCTTTTCCACTCGTCCTTTGGATAAATATCCACCAGAAACTCAATGTTGTAGAAGCCGGTCGGATCCGTACCATCGTTGGGACGTCCGGTTTGGGAAATCACTGCTTTTACCTCGGGGAACTGCTCGAATACCTTTCGCATCTGCGTCGTCAGGCGTACGGATTCGGGCAATGAAATCGACATCGGCATGGTCGCCCGTACGTAAATGGAACCTTCATTCAGTTCCGGCAGAAACTCCGTACCCAATAGTTTAAAACCAGCCAGCCCAATAACGACGAGTATCGTCGTAGCCAGCAGCGTTAGTTTCTTGTGGGCGTACGTAAAGCCAAAGCCTTTCATGGTAGAGCGGGTGATGAAATCCGTGAAGAAGTTATGTTTTTCTTTCACGTTTTTCTTCAGCAGCATACTGGCCAGTACGGGCACCAGCGTCAGCGTAAAAATCAGTGCTCCGAGTAAGGCAAAGCCCAAGGTCCAAGCCAGGGGCGAGAACATCTTTCCTTCTACTTTCTGAAACGAGAAGATGGGGACCAGACAGGTAATGATAATGGCTTTAGAAAAGAAAATGGCTTTACCCATTTCCGTACCCGTTTTCCGAATCACGCCCAGTTTAGCCATCTTGTTGAAACGGCTCATGCCTTCGCGGTGAGCCATCTCGTCCAACGTTACAAAAATACCCTCCACCATCACCACCGCTCCATCGACGATGATTCCAAAGTCAATGGCACCCATCGAAAGCAGGTTGGCCGACATACCTTTCAATCGCAAACAAATGAAGGCAAAGAGCAAAGCCAGCGGAATGACAATGGAAACGGTGACGGTCGTTCGCCAGTCGGCCATGAAAATAAAGACGATGACGGTTACGAAAATCAGACCTTCCAGCAGGTTGTGGGTAACGGTATGCGTAGAGAAGTTAATGAGCGTTTCGCGGTTGTAGAACGTATTGATTTTAACGTCCTCGGGTAAAATCGTGGTGTTCAGCTCCTTGATTTTATCCTTTACCCGGGCAATGACTTCACTGGGATTTTCACCCTTCCGCATAATCACTACTCCTTCGACAACGTCGTCTTCCTTGTCGCGACCAGCCTGACCCAGTCGGGGTAAAGCAGACTCTGCCACATCGGCCACGTTACGTACCATGATGGGCGTACCCTTCACGTTTTTGATTACCGTATTCTCAATGTCCTGTAAGTTGTCGAGCATCCCGATGCCACGGACCACATAGGCTTCCGAACTTTTTTCAATGACGTCGCCCCCCACGTTGAGGTTGGCACTTTGTACAGCCTGGAATACTTCAAGTGGTGTAATGCCGTAATCAAGCAGGCGGTGGGGATTGATGGAAATCTCGTACGCTTTGGCTTCCCCGCCATAGCTTACTACGTCGGCCACGCCGGGTACGCTTTTGAACTGACGGTCAATGACCCAGTCCTGAAGCGTTTTCAATTCCCGTACCGACCGCGTGGGTGACTTGAGCGTATAGCGGAGAATTTCCCCCGTAGGTCCGTAGGGCGGCTGTACTTCGGGTCGAATACCTTCGGGTAAATCCACATTACCTAGCAGGTTGTTTACCTGCTGACGGGCGAAGGCATCGTCTACCCCATCGTCAAACATGACATTGACGACGGACAACCCAAACAGCGTCGACGAGCGAATGTCCGTTTTTTTCTGCACGGAATTCAGCCCAATTTCCACCGGAATGGTAACGAATTTTTCCACCTCTTCAGCGGAACGTCCCGGCCACTGCGTAATGATCGTAATCCGGGTATTCGTAACGTCAGGAAACGCTTCAATAGGGGTATTCTGATAGCAGATGAAACCCGCCACAGCGGCCAGCAGCGTCAGAAAGAAGATCAAGAATTTGTTCTTCAGCGAGAAGGACAAAATACCTTTAATGAACTTATTCATGGGAAAGGTCGGAGCCCGGCTCCATTAATTATCTAAGGCATTGTAAATCAACAGTTGGTTTTTCGTTACAATTCGGTCGCCCGCCTGCAAGCCACTGTTTAAATAGACCGTATCCCCGATGGTTTTAAAGATGGTAACTTCACGTACAACGGGCTGATTCTGCCGATTGACGACGACAACGAAATTCCGGCTCTTGTCGAATACGAGTGCATTACCGGGAATTGCTATACGTTCCCCCTGTCCCGGATACGAAACAATGACGTTGGCAAACATCTCGGGCTTGAGTTTAAAGTCGGCATTGAGCAGCGTAATTCGCACCTTCATGGTCTTGCTATCGGGGTCGAGTACGTTGAAAACCTTATCGATTCGACCTTTGTATACTTGATCCGGATAAGCGATGGTTGTAATGGTTGCTTCATCGCCTTCATTAATGTTACTCAGGTCGGCTTCGTACACGTTTGCCATTACCCATACCTGATCGAGGTTAGAGATGGTGAACAGCGTTTCGGGATCATCCGACCGAAGTTCCATTCCGGAAGCGGCCGTTTTTTCCACGATGAAGCCACTAATCGGGGCCTTCACGATGTAGGAAGCTCCACTCCCACCCATGATGCGGCGGCGTTCGTTGACCCGGTCAACCTCCCCCTTCGCCGCGGACAATTGTCCACGAGCCGCAACGAGGTCTTTCTGGGAAGACAATCCGGCTTGCACCATGTCTTCGGCTACCTGCATATTTTTCTGAGCCAGAGCTAACTGTCCCTGAGCGGCAATCGCTTCCTGGTGCAAGTCAGCCAGATCGCCCGAACTGATGACTGCCAGCGTTTGTCCCTTTTGTACGTGGGCCCCCAGATCTGCTTTCACATTTTCAATGCGGCCGCCCACCAGTGAAAAAACCTTGACTACTTTGTCCTGGTTAAAGGTGACTTTGCCCGTTAACTGAAGTTCGTTGGTAATGGGTTTTAGCCGGGCGGTGTCAATGGTAGCTCCGGCCAGTAAGTTCGAATCAACGGGCGTGGCTTCAGCCGTTTGCGTATCTTTATCCGAGTCGGAATGACAACCGGTCATGCCCAGACTTAGCAGCAGAGCTCCGTACAGGCACCATTTGAGGGCGAGAAATGAATTCGTTTTCATGAGTAGTTTATCGACTGAATAGATTTGTTCCGACCGCGTAGCCTAACTCTTCGAGGCTTTGCATCCGGTTGTTCTGGAGTTGACGGTACTGAATCTGACTATTTTTATACGAATCGAAAAAGTCCAGAAACTCGACTACGTCGATATTTTGCTTGCGGTAATTCGTAGTTACGCCATCAATGAGACGCGAAAAGTCTTCGTTAAAGCGAGTATCAAACTGCTGGTATAACTGGTTGGTCTGGAGCACTTTTACATACGCTTTCTGTACTTCGCTCTGCACCTGCAATCGATAGGCGGCAATGCCCTGTTGACTGGCCTGCGTACGAATTTTTGCCGCTTCGATGTTGCCTTGGTTTTTATTGAAAATGGGTACGGGCAATCCAACGCCCACCCCGACATAATTTGAACCAAAAGCCCCGTTGCGGTCAAAGGTCGCCTGCACGGTCAGATCAGGTTTGGCCAATGCTTTCTGTAGAATCAGATTCTGCTGTTCAAGTTTGGACTGATCGGTATACGCTTTCAGATCGTACCGATTTTCCTCCGCCCGATTGTACAAATCATTCAGCGTCAGTGAAGCCGGATTGTAGGCTTCAAGCTCCTGTGTCGTAACTTCAGGCCGTACCACCGTCGCCGGATTCATATTTAATAGTACCGCCAATTCAGCCTGATCGTTGGCCAGTTGCAAGATAAGTGACTGTTTTTCCGTCGTCAGATTAAACAGATACGCTTTCAGCCGGGTTAGATCTTTCAGGGGAACGTTCCCTTTTTCGTACTGCTGCTGGTACAGCGTCACCGTCTGCTGAAGCGTCTGAATTTCCTCGTCGTAAATACTAATTGACTGTTGATTAAAGTACAGACTGTAAAACGTACTCCGCAGGTCATACCGCAACGTTCGGATCACATCCTGAAAACGGTCACGAGCAATTTCGGTACTGGTTTGAGCGATGGCCAATTGCTTGTTCCGTTTACCAGCCAGCAGCAGGAGCTGTTGCAACTGTACAATCTGTTCGGAATTACTTTGGCGAAATGGCAATATAGCCCGTTCCTTACCCGCGGTAGCCGTACCATTATTGTAAGGCATGATTTCAGCGTATATCGTAGGGTTAGGCCGAAGTTTTGCCTGTATTTCCTGCTTTTGTGACTCGCTGATGCCCAACTGAGCAATCATCAGGTTTAAGTTCTGCCGGGTAAATTGCTCTTCGGCCTGCGTTAAAGTCAGCTGAAGCGTATCAGTAGGGGCCGCTATTAGCGGTATTCCTTCCGTAACCTTTGGTTGAGCCTGGGCCTGAAAACCAAGCATAGCCACCAGAAAGGCGATTGGATAAATCAATGACTGACGTACTAACATGGAGTAGTTAAGAAAACGTAATAAATCCGAGGCATTTATCAATTAATCGGGTAAAATCATCCGTTTTACTGCCGCTGGTAAAACCCTCGTAACAAATGTAAATGCCTAAGGTTAGGCCAACATTAAGAGAAGTTAAAGACAGGATTAGAATTCGTTAAAGGTTATATAGTTCTATTTTTAAAGCTTAGGAAAATTGTATCTTTGGCCTATATAGGTCTGTTTTTCAGCGTTTTATCAAACCATTAAAGATTAGTACAGGAGTTTTAGTTAAACCGTAAAACCGCTCGTCGGTGATTAAAAAATTTTAATGTGAGGATTGACGTAGTAACTTGACTTTTCCTGAGTGATTTTAATACGCCACCTCGATTGGGTTCTGTATGCGGATATTAATTGTAGAAGATGAGTTAAAACTCGCTACTTCGCTCAAACGCGGATTGGACGAATACGGCTTTCAGGCCTCCGTAGCTCTGGATGGAGCTTCCGCGAAGAAAGCTCTGGAACTGGGAGAGATTAATCTGGTCATACTGGATATTAATTTGCCCGACATCAATGGGTACGACCTGTGTCGCTACATTCACGAACGAAACAGCCATATTCCCATCATTATCCTGACTGCTCTGGGTACGATTGAAAATAAACTCACGGGCTTCGACGCGGGTGCCGATGACTATCTGGTAAAACCCTTCGAGTTCAGTGAACTGCTAGCCCGCATTCAGGTAAGCCGCAAACGGACCCAGCAGTCCAGTACCTCTGCCGCTCACAGCCAATTGAGCATTGCGGATCTGGTACTCGATCTACGGGAAAAAACGGTAAGCCGGGCCGGTCGCACTGTTAACGTTACTCCCCGTGAAATTGCCTTGTTGGAGTACTTTTTGAGAAATCAGGGGACCGTACTCACCCGAAACGAAATTGCCGAAAACGTCTGGGATATTCCTTTTGACACAGGCACCAACCTGATTGATGTATACATTAATACCCTACGAAAGAAAATTGATAAGGATTTCACGACCAAACTCATCCATACCCGCAAAGGGATTGGTTACATCATGAAAGAAATGGCCGAATAAACATGCACCTCCGTACCCGCCTGTCCCTTACCTTCGTCGTTGTGGTTTCGCCCGTGCTGCTCCTGTTTCTGGCGAACTTTTACTACTACTTCTCTACCTCGAATCGGGATTACTTTCTGAATATCGTTAAAAACCGGGGTGTGACGATGACGCACCTCATGTCGCGGGGGGAATCGCTGGATCGTTCGCTGTTACGATGGATTGACGAAGGGACTTATACCTCTTTATCCAACCGCCGCGTAGCCATTTTCGATGAACAAAATCAACTCCTGTACGACAGTGGGGAGCTGGATGACAAGGAAATCCAGGAACCTCCCTTTACGATCACCGAACCGCTGTTACAACAGATTACCAGTCAGAAGGTAGTTTCGATCAGCGATGGCGAACGCATGGGTTACGGTCTTTTACTGCACAACTCCAAAGGGCAACGGTACAAAGTAGTTTCGTACGCCATTGATGATTACGGGCAGCAGAAAATGCACGAAATGATTACGGTCTCAGTAGCTACCCTGGTGATTGCCTTTTTGGTAGTTATCGTTCTGAGTCAGATTTTCGCCCGCCGCTCCATCAAACCGATCTCGAATATGATCGAAAAAATTGAGCAGATCAAAGTTTCAAATCTGGAATTACGCTTGCCCGTACCGCCCGACGCGGACGATGAGCTGAGTCGACTGGCGGTATCGTTTAATCAGATGCTCGACCGGATTTCCAGTTTCGAAATGCAACGGAGTTTTGTCTCTAACGCATCGCATGAGTTACGAACTCCTTTAACTCTGATTACCAACCAGATTGAGGTATCTTTAATTAAACCTCGTTCGAGTGAAG
The genomic region above belongs to Siphonobacter curvatus and contains:
- a CDS encoding OmpA family protein, coding for MQKFLVLVVVSMWAGNAQAQLLDRIKSRVEQKVNQKIDQTIDQSIDKATSKKKKKESKAGEESTPPTSDPHGSNSTVGTSNDPTPSVSPAAAPASPVTFTSYSRFDFVPGEKIIVHEDFSQDAIGDFPAQWNTRTGGELVTVNNRPGKWLRMNQDGVFYPEYLTQDLPENFTLQMDVMASPGIAGIGTFIISLMQTKNADEKFSWGADESTSSTPNFKIGFRPKSSGSGSIHYSSHLIGSQHRDGSPEFVVPKKNAVKVSIWRQKQRVRVYLDSTKVLDLPRALETTTALNSLVLAAYAPDYDKKEGAFFVSNIELAVGAPDTRNKLLTEGKFTTHGILFDVNSDRIKPGSFGALQDIANVLKENASLRVKIVGHTDADGNESTNVDLSKHRAESVKRILISDFGLDASRLETDGKGKTQPIDSNDTLVGKANNRRVEFLKL
- a CDS encoding efflux RND transporter permease subunit yields the protein MNKFIKGILSFSLKNKFLIFFLTLLAAVAGFICYQNTPIEAFPDVTNTRITIITQWPGRSAEEVEKFVTIPVEIGLNSVQKKTDIRSSTLFGLSVVNVMFDDGVDDAFARQQVNNLLGNVDLPEGIRPEVQPPYGPTGEILRYTLKSPTRSVRELKTLQDWVIDRQFKSVPGVADVVSYGGEAKAYEISINPHRLLDYGITPLEVFQAVQSANLNVGGDVIEKSSEAYVVRGIGMLDNLQDIENTVIKNVKGTPIMVRNVADVAESALPRLGQAGRDKEDDVVEGVVIMRKGENPSEVIARVKDKIKELNTTILPEDVKINTFYNRETLINFSTHTVTHNLLEGLIFVTVIVFIFMADWRTTVTVSIVIPLALLFAFICLRLKGMSANLLSMGAIDFGIIVDGAVVMVEGIFVTLDEMAHREGMSRFNKMAKLGVIRKTGTEMGKAIFFSKAIIITCLVPIFSFQKVEGKMFSPLAWTLGFALLGALIFTLTLVPVLASMLLKKNVKEKHNFFTDFITRSTMKGFGFTYAHKKLTLLATTILVVIGLAGFKLLGTEFLPELNEGSIYVRATMPMSISLPESVRLTTQMRKVFEQFPEVKAVISQTGRPNDGTDPTGFYNIEFLVDIYPKDEWKSGITKEQLIAQMQKKLSVFPGVDFGFSQPIMDNVAEAVSGVKGSIAVKIYGKDLNILEEKAGEIDAQLATVSGITDLGVIRNIGQPEMHILLDEQKLALYGVNKTDAQAVVEMAIGGKAATQIYEGERRFDLRIRYAPNFRSTEEQIANLMVPTMNNTEIPIKQIATISTQTGPVLIYREGNVRYGAVKFSVRGRDMGGAVAEAQQKVAAAVKLPPGYTVKWAGDFENQQRATARLAQVVPISLLGIFLILFVLFGNAKDAGLVLVNVPFAIIGGIAALLITHVNFSISAGIGFIALFGICIQNGVILISVFKKNLQKKIPLNQSISQGVLSRVRPVVMTAMMAAIGLIPAALSTGIGSETSKPLAIVVIGGLITATLLTLLVFPLVFYMSYRRTYAHLVDQL
- a CDS encoding efflux RND transporter periplasmic adaptor subunit, with the translated sequence MKTNSFLALKWCLYGALLLSLGMTGCHSDSDKDTQTAEATPVDSNLLAGATIDTARLKPITNELQLTGKVTFNQDKVVKVFSLVGGRIENVKADLGAHVQKGQTLAVISSGDLADLHQEAIAAQGQLALAQKNMQVAEDMVQAGLSSQKDLVAARGQLSAAKGEVDRVNERRRIMGGSGASYIVKAPISGFIVEKTAASGMELRSDDPETLFTISNLDQVWVMANVYEADLSNINEGDEATITTIAYPDQVYKGRIDKVFNVLDPDSKTMKVRITLLNADFKLKPEMFANVIVSYPGQGERIAIPGNALVFDKSRNFVVVVNRQNQPVVREVTIFKTIGDTVYLNSGLQAGDRIVTKNQLLIYNALDN
- a CDS encoding TolC family protein, yielding MLVRQSLIYPIAFLVAMLGFQAQAQPKVTEGIPLIAAPTDTLQLTLTQAEEQFTRQNLNLMIAQLGISESQKQEIQAKLRPNPTIYAEIMPYNNGTATAGKERAILPFRQSNSEQIVQLQQLLLLAGKRNKQLAIAQTSTEIARDRFQDVIRTLRYDLRSTFYSLYFNQQSISIYDEEIQTLQQTVTLYQQQYEKGNVPLKDLTRLKAYLFNLTTEKQSLILQLANDQAELAVLLNMNPATVVRPEVTTQELEAYNPASLTLNDLYNRAEENRYDLKAYTDQSKLEQQNLILQKALAKPDLTVQATFDRNGAFGSNYVGVGVGLPVPIFNKNQGNIEAAKIRTQASQQGIAAYRLQVQSEVQKAYVKVLQTNQLYQQFDTRFNEDFSRLIDGVTTNYRKQNIDVVEFLDFFDSYKNSQIQYRQLQNNRMQSLEELGYAVGTNLFSR
- a CDS encoding response regulator transcription factor, which gives rise to MRILIVEDELKLATSLKRGLDEYGFQASVALDGASAKKALELGEINLVILDINLPDINGYDLCRYIHERNSHIPIIILTALGTIENKLTGFDAGADDYLVKPFEFSELLARIQVSRKRTQQSSTSAAHSQLSIADLVLDLREKTVSRAGRTVNVTPREIALLEYFLRNQGTVLTRNEIAENVWDIPFDTGTNLIDVYINTLRKKIDKDFTTKLIHTRKGIGYIMKEMAE
- a CDS encoding sensor histidine kinase; translated protein: MHLRTRLSLTFVVVVSPVLLLFLANFYYYFSTSNRDYFLNIVKNRGVTMTHLMSRGESLDRSLLRWIDEGTYTSLSNRRVAIFDEQNQLLYDSGELDDKEIQEPPFTITEPLLQQITSQKVVSISDGERMGYGLLLHNSKGQRYKVVSYAIDDYGQQKMHEMITVSVATLVIAFLVVIVLSQIFARRSIKPISNMIEKIEQIKVSNLELRLPVPPDADDELSRLAVSFNQMLDRISSFEMQRSFVSNASHELRTPLTLITNQIEVSLIKPRSSEEYQNLLKSLLEDINRLNALSNGLLELAQFDVKEIQVTWATVQLDEVIYEAVASVLHKYPNYRISFATDAQDEDESLPAIAIRGEESLLQMAFMNLIENGCKFSSDHHTQITVKPHSDYVEVLFEDQGIGIAESELDYIFQPFYRATNSHAIKGNGIGLSLTEKIIKLHRGRIMVTSLLDQGTRFQVDLPSLPALNEEVKES